The Tachysurus fulvidraco isolate hzauxx_2018 chromosome 26, HZAU_PFXX_2.0, whole genome shotgun sequence genome segment CCTGAATCATATATGTACTCATGCATTCCGTTCAGTAACTGAAAAGTATCTCCATCCCAGGAGGACATTTTTCCTGTATGTCTGGAGTTGACTGTAGGTTCTGAATGGTATATATTTGGCATCAAAGTTTCCAAAAGCTCTGCATTTCTCAGTCTTCCAACAAAATGTAATCCACCTTTATAGTTTAATACAGCCCTAtgtttcaaataataataagtagattGTGTCTATGTAGCAAACAGGCACTTATCTGTAGGGCCTGTAGGTTATAGGTAGGTCTACTGCAAGTACATTTAAACGTACATTTGACTTGAGTGCCATTAGAATAACTGTGGCATTAAACAGTTTATATCTGATGTTGAAGgctagactaaaaaaaaaacaattaaaaacagttAGAATTAAGTCTAGGCATTGCATTTTTGACCAATATGCCATACAGAACCTGAAAATACTAAGGCCATGTGGTAATACTGCCATTCTTTTAACACATGCACAGGCaaatggttagggttagggttcaaacatataattatttaatatttactgaTATCTGTACTGTTACGGTTAAGAAATGTTTGCAGTCAGTTCAACAATTTCACTATTGAAAGCAGTCGTGTATTGACCCAAACCCAAGGTGAAAACATATGTTGTACTCAATATACAatatctgtatactgtatatacacaacatattTGTCTTGTGTTTCTGCACCATGGACCAGGAAATATCTATATGAATGCCCAATgatattaacatattaatatGGTATGATTAAAAGTAAATGTCACAGTGTGTTAAACAATAGATGGGAAGATTTGTCCCATGATGCAGAGATGTCAGGTGCAGGTGATTGATAAAAGTACCAAAGTACCCTCAATGCCTCTCTAAATCATTAGAATCGTTAGTTTGGAGGGAGAGGTAGAGAAaggtagagagaaagaaagaaagacacattGTACACGATGAGTAAAGACACGTTGTGCTTACTGGAGTTCTACTCAAAGCCCAGTCAGCACGTGTCTGTGAATAATGAAGGcttggccgtgtgtgtgtgagtgtctgtgttagtgaggCATTCTGGGTAACACAGGCAAACGCAGGAGTCCCTTCAGTACCTTCAGAATCTTTAGACATGTAGAGGGAAAGCTTGGTGCCATAGGGGATCCGAATACAATCTGGACCAGGGGACGGAAAAAAGCATTACACCAACCCATATCACACACATTATTCAAActgagaaagaacaaaagacgCATTTCGTtaaaacacacaagcatacactcCACCACAATGCAGACACTGACAAGAGAAGAACATACTGTCCAATGtgtgaaaataatgaatgacGAACACACAAGCATCAAAATTCACTGATTAAAATTTCCCCATGCTTTTGTTGACAGTGAAACATGAATGAAACAAGACATACCGTCTCCAAGAGGTGAGGGGAAAATGGGCATCTCATAGCCTGTTGGAGTCTGAGGAGAACTCTGGGAACTGGTGTCTCTAGAGCTACAGTTGGAGGCAGAGTTTACTGGAGCTGATGATATGAAGTAAATGTCAGACTAGAGGggcaaaacaaacaagcaatcAATAGAGCGGCATATGATGTCAGCAATGTCAGCATTTACTATTGATCATCATCACTCGGTGCACACCGATTATTATAGCTAATCTAATGTAAAACAGTCATTATAACTGATCTATCTGATTTGTGTCATAGAATGTGCTAGATAGTAATTAAAtctaacaaataaaatagaaaaatatagaTTACATGGACTTCACAGTGACATTCATGACGCAGTTAATGGGCGCATTAGTAAATTCTGCATTGATAAATTAATGTAAGgcaatgtatatataattatttctttttaagtaGACTACAGATTTCGAGTTGGTCTATCACTATTACACTCACCCTAGATGCAATCAGATGAAGTTCTGGGACTACAGCAGTGTAAACCAAGTTTCCATTGACCACCAGTCGGATCTCTATGGAGTCAGTGGTGAAGGCCAGAATGTAGGGGAAtgcacacactggaacacaggAAGGGACATGGCACAGAGATCACTAAATCGTTCCGATAATGAATGCATAAGAAAGTAAGCGATATTGTAGCATGGGGGATATACAACACTGTCCGTCTCTGGAAGCATAAAAATGACGTAAAACCCTATGAAGAGACGTAATAAATTTCAGTCGCTTACCAATACCATTCGGCATTTGATTCCAGCTGAAGTGAAAGTCTGAAGAGTTGGGCTGAATCATAGGTGTGGCCCCATTGAATGGACACACCTTCTTATAGGCGCAGAGATCTGCAAGTAAGTAACTAGAAGGTATTAGAAATGGAAACATTCATCTTCTTAATGTTGTCATTCATgatatgattcattcattcagctgCTAATGTAAGTCCATATCAAAAACTGACATCTCTTGACTGACATTTGGATAAGTATTCAGGCCCTTGGCTATGGCACTACAAACTGAGCATCCTGTTtgctttgattattttgttttgggAAGTTGGACAGAGTCCATTTTGGCACATTAAAATGACCGTGCGTATATTGTCCTATGAGTAACAGTGCATGTCCAAGTAACCCTGCAAAGATGTCTAGAATCAAACTGTGTTTAGACATAGATCTGGGCATTGAAGGGTATTAAACAATTTCCAAAATGTTAAATTGTCCCAGGTGTACAGTCATCATGTGAACTAGAAAATGTTTGGAACGACCGAAATCTTTCCTAGAGTTGGACATCAGCCAAAAGGCAATAACTCAGCTAGAAGGGTATGGGACAGAGGGGTGACCAAGCACATAACCTCAGACTGGGGCAAAGGATCATCTTTCACCATGACAACTACCCAAAGCTTAGAGCCAATTCAGTGTTAGCATAGCTTTAGCATAAGTCTCTAAATGTCCGTATGTGGATCAGCCGAAGAATAGAGTTGAGCACACTCCCCATctgccaaaaataaataaataaatgcaggaaCTGATCAAATGCAGGTGTGTAAAGCCTGGAGAATTTTACTGAAAAGTTTCAGATTCAGTTGATATTTAAAAATTCACTGTTCACTTAGCCATTACGAGTTAACATGTGCAGATTTATGACAAAACAGCAATTGCAAtcctttataaaataaaactagaacatgaaatgtgcaaattaaaAGCGCTGAACATTTTCTTAAGTCAATTTTTTTGGGCTCCTCAAACCTCCTTGTTTGCCAGATATTTCTTGTTCATCCTGGATCCATTGCTTAATCAGCTAGGCAAGAACTACACAAACAGCCAAcaacatgatgtaaaagaaaacatggcCAGTCCAACTTCTTCCATGGCCAAGTTGTTTTGTTCACATTGTAGTTCTCAGCAGTAGACAGGCTTCTGCACAGGCactttttcagttatttttgcTTTAGTAGCTCTTTTGTTGGATTGGACCAGAAAAGCTAGCCTTTGCGGCACAAACATGCTCATTGGTAAGTCTTGGGTGTCTGCAACCCTGTTGCTGGTTCAGTGGTTTTCATTTCTTCAACCACTTTtggtaattcagccacatttgAGGGTTTCCGAGCATGAACCGACTTTTttaggtcatgccacagcatctcaataggattcaggtcaggactttgactcggccactcCAATGTCTTCATCGGCAAATCGGAGACGAGCCTTTACAGTATGTTCTTTTTGCCCGTCTAGGAACTCTgtcatgcaggccatttttgcccagtctctttcttatggtggagttaTGAACAATGACCTTatctgaggcaagtgaggcctgcagttctttggatgttgttgctgggtcttttgtgacatcttggatgagtcaccactgcgctcttggggtaattttggtcggccggcCACTCCTGAGAAGGTTCatcactgttccatgtttttgccatttgtggataatggctctcactgtggtcccaaagctttagaaatggctttataaccttttttatgatttgttccTAAATTTCTTTGActctcagcatgatgtgtatattttgaggatcttttggtcttcactttgtcagtcaggtcttatttaagtgatttcttgattgcgaacaggtgtggcagtaatcaagcctgggtgtggctagagaaattaaactcaggtgtgataaaatacataataaattatgtttaacaaaggggggcaaacactttttcacacagggccatgtgggtttggattttgttttcccttaataataaaaaccttcacttaaaatctgcatgttgtgtttaattgtgttatctttgactaatatttaaatttgtttgatgatctgaaacattacagTGTGAGAAaggtgcaaaaaaattaaataaatcaggaagggggcaaacactttttcacaccactgtactcTTCACAAACGTCATTCAAACAGCCGATATTCTTAAATAGTTAAGAATTCTACTCCTTCACGTGTATTCTCACAGCACTTGTGTTTTAAGCAAGTATATTATTTAAAGTCAGATATAAAGCCAAATTTTAGTGATGTAAACGTAGTTGTAGATTATTgcattattagtattattagtagtaatagtaatagtagtgttattattataattgtgaTCATTTCATGGCAGTGAACTCAGACACTGACTGTTATAGCAGAGCAGTAACCCAGCCTCTCCATCTTCATACACGTCTATAGCCGCTACAAAATTTACCTGCAAACAAACACGTCAGACAATCAGCCATGTGCCAGCTGACACGCTGTACATATGTacacatgtgtatatgtgtgtgtgctgctgacCCGATTGGACTCCACATGGTGCAGCCTGTAGGCATCCCCTGTGCTCTCATTGATCAGGTCAAACTGGTGTTTGTATGCCACGCAGATCATGTGATCATTCTCTCCTGTTGGCCCATCGATCAGCGCCATGACAACCGGAGAATCACACAAGCAGATTTCCTGTGTCGCACACAGACAGGGAACACAAACAATGGTTTCCTGTAATTCCTGCACAGCGTGGCATATTTCGTTCAGCTTCGCCAGACATGAAGATTTGCTAACAGACGTCGATGTTGGCTTTCAAGAAAGCAGTCTAGACAACAATACACAACAAATGATAACAGTTATGGGTTACGTGTGAACTGCCGAAAATTTAGTTTTTAGTTCTGATTCCTTTGGGAAGTTTTGACGTCTCTAACGGTCTAGTGAGCAGTTCACTAGGACTGAAGGGTTTTGCCTTTCCATACCATACTATTTCACTAGTGAGCCTGCTGTGTTAGCTAAAGTCCACTAACACTGGGGCCGCAGGTCTAGGGCTGGATCCCCCTCCACATACAAGACCCCTCGTTCATTTGTAAGACGCAATGCAGTCAGTGTTTCCATCATCTGGACGCTGAATCTAGAAGCTTGCGTCATGAATCAACCCAGGATTTCTGGCCAACATAATATCAATCATATTTTATGAATCAATCAGGAAGCGTCTTTGTTTTTCCAAGCAAGCGCTGACCTGGTGAGAGCTCAAAAGGCTTCCAGGGAATGGCTGTATGGAGTTGggatttaatgtaaataatgggTTTTCTGACTTTTTGGAAGGTCTAGACATGTTTGTGCATGCACACAAACGGTTATTTTTACCTGTCCTTCTGGTTATCAGGCTGAAACATTGCACGGTATACAATTTAAGCAAACTTGATTAGTATACAGCACATTTTCATCCTCTCCTACCCGGATATACTGGAACTCCTCAATAGGGGAATCACTCGTTCCTATGCTTGTGCTGACGCAGCTGAGGCAGTCGAGTCGAGGGTGTTTCCTTGTTATTAGGAGGAGCTTGTTCCTAATTGCTGCCACGATGCGTAGCTCCACTCCATGGTGGGTGTTTATGGAATACAAATGGCAACCTAAAGTGACAGAACCAGCAAAAACCAAGGAGAAAAGGATTACGAGTGCCCATGATAATAAGATGTTTTGTAAACAATACTGTGAATAAATGATGCTAATGCTGCATTAACCCAACAGACCCCTGACCTGAAGGATACTTAAAGTCAAATACTGTCAAATTTTCATATCCTGGGTGCCTCTGATGCTATTTGACATAAGAAGATaacaaatgacagaattttctATTTAACCACTAAGAACATGACTCATGGCTTGATTTCACACCTTAAAAGTTTATACATTGGTTTGTACAGACGAAGTCTCTTATACCCTTGGTTTTTTCCAGTTTGTTCTCTCTGCTGTCACATTTGGTGCGCACGAGTTGCCGCTCCTCTATTCCTCGCTTGAGAGCGCTCAGTTTGTACACGTAGAGACGAGCGTCTTTCCCTGAAAATCAAGCGACATCACGTGCAGGTTATAGCGTTTTATACCGCATCGCTTTCGCAACATGCAACAAGCTGTTTTTATGTCAATTTGATGTTGATTGTAGAAGACACACTGCTGTCATGTTTTGAGCCCAACACAGCCAGGCAATAAATCAAGGCACAGTGGTTCCTCGTTACAGAAAGCTCAATTGATTTTCTTCAATTTGAAGAGCAGGTCTGTTGATTATCACTTAATACTCAACATACCAAAACACGTACCGCAATTCTGCACTGAATCACAATTATTTATGCTCAGTCGATACACGCTGGCTTTTTAAGTAAACCTGTATAAATTATACTAACTACGTTTTCTTGTCTTCCTAAGATATCCCTAATGAAATTGTAGGTTCTGTAAACAGGAAGTTGGCAGGAATTGGGGTTTTACTAGCACCATTACTAAAGAGAACTTTTACTCCTGTCCCTCTAATAAGCTTGTAAAAAATATAGtaaacctttgtgtgtgtgtgtgtgtgtgtgtgtgtgtgtgtgtgtgtgtgtgtgtgtgtgtgtgtaggcctgtgtttgtgtgtgtgtgtgtatgagcatctTAACACCTAGTCAacctttcttacacacacacaaacacatgcctacacacacacacacacaaacacatgcctacacacaaacacagatgtatacacaaacacacacacaaacacaggtgtgtagactcacacacacacaaaaacacaggcatacacaaacacatacacacaaacacaggtgtgtagactcacacacacacaaaaacacaggcatacacaaacacatacacacaaacacaggtgtgtacacacacacacacacatgcgtacatacacaatcacacatatacagtacacacacaaacacaggcctacacacacacacacacacacacaaacactgatgtatacacaaacacacacacaaacacaggcctacacacacacaaaaaaaataacacaggcatacacaatcacatacacacaaacacaggtgtgtgtatacacacacacacacagatgtgtacacacaatcacacatatacacacaaaaaacacaaacacgcacacacacctttatcagcCCTCGTAATGAGGAGATCTTGTGGTTCGAGAACATGCATTTGTTTGACGGACAGAGTCTTATCGATCACTTGAACCGGAGGCAGGGATGGAGAGTCTGCGTTGGCATGGAAAATAACACAACAAATAGTTATCTCTTAGCAAAGAGACAAAAAACCACAAATCATCCCGTATTAGAAACGGTCCTTTGATTTCATCCGTATTCTCTTCATATGCAATATTTATTGCTGAGTTGAACATAATCTTTTATTCAAACTGTTATGTATTACAATTCATTAGTAATGAAATATTCAGCTTTTTAATTCACCTGCACTTATGATATCTTACCTGCAGTGGAAAGCAAGGGATCTGAGGCtacaaaaaaaccacacacacacacacacacacacacacacaagaagcaAGATTAATAAATTAGATGTCACCTATTTAGATTTAACCTGGATTCTTCAACCTATTTAATATTACTACACAATGACATCTGTACAcatctacatactgtatattctcacACATTCTACATTTTTACAGAATTCATATCCTGGTTAATAACtacaatgacattttatttccatctcCAATGAAAGCAGTTCttggtttattcatttatgCTTCAGACATCAGTCCTGGTGTATTTAGGGCTGTGTTTaagtaatactgtaatactgagTTAGAATGAGAAAGTGTTGACACTCCCTTGTCGGCTAGGAATGGCTCATTGTTCAGGATGAGGAAATGTGTTATGCTACATTTTCAGCATGTGCACCAATGGTGACTGATAATGAGATTTCCTTACCCTCTAACAGCATGACCCCGGCTGAGTCAGTGGCTACTAATAACGACTGTCCCCAGGAATCGCCACAGACGATTTCATGTGCAAAGCTACTGCAGAACGACTGAGACTCCCACGGCTGGGAACGGATAGAAAGCCAGTGACGGATCTTAATGTGGGTTTTGAATTTGTGCTCAAATGCAATAACGACTGTATTAGAAAATAATATTGCAAAGATTGTTTACATTGATaccattgcacacacacacacacacgcacacatacacacacacccacgcacacatacacacacaaccacacacacacaccttccagcATATCTTCACTTGTTGAACACAATTATGCCTGTAACTTTATCCAAAAAAAGGTGCATTTAAGcaatttttatgcattttgatTGACTGTGCTATGTGCTTCACTGTACTGCAAACTGGATATCCTTCTTACAGTAATTTTAAGATttcaattgaattttatttatatagtgctttacagaacataaaaggtttatgtacatttattaGAATTTGTCCCTAAGCATCTATTCTGAACAGGGTGTTATAAAGGAGCGATCACACTTCTACAGTTTCTACCAGTTCCTGATCTTACCTCTTTCCTGCAAAGACCCGTGTTTACTAGACTAGTAGGCGCGTCTCCTCTCACTATGGTCTTCAACTTCAGTGCCTAGTCAATCACAGAAAAACATAAATTGCCAAATCATTCAATTTTCCAACAGacactttgtttgttttctgtgtttcttcACTGGGTTTCGAGCTTGGAATTTTAAGTCATTTATGAACAATAATTGCAGGAGGGTTTAAAGCTCTGTGATCCTTGGTAGTAGAGGTCTttacgggtccacttagatccgaaaacccgaggtccgacccgagcgggttcgggtctaaatgttttacgtgtgcctcggacacgggtcgggtataataatagcggcatcgagTCTCAGGTCATTTAaaacgaatgtgtttttaccgaatgaacccgagaagacccgaactactatatctcgtgtgtgtgcatcgactcgagtccttttccaacctctcctctgtttgccaagaccgcttgcgacatgtggctggttactttagtgtagagttatgcaacattcggctccagtcgggttaaaaaaaaaaatgcatgtcgtgttcgggtaaaaagtgattcgggtcacttcgggtcgggtacatttctttagacccgagaagacctctacttggTAGTATGCGTACATTACCTGCCCTATCCGGACAAACTCGGCCTGGCGTGCCTCTTCCTTCTTGCGGGCCGACTTGGGTGATTCAGGCAGCACGTCACTGAAGGAGCGACGGTTTAACATGTTCTGTGGAGAAAACGGAACCTACAGGAGCAGTAATacggaaaacacacacacacacacacacacgcacacacacacaaatacgggTCTTAGAGAAGGAccccagaaaaaaaagcagaaatccAGAACAGGGCAGTAGAAGGCATGCAGGAGGCATTAAAGCAGGCACTGGGTAATAACCTGCTATTAGCATTTTAACAGCATTAAAAGTTTACCACAGTTAAAACTCATAAACCCAGAGGCAGTGGCTAAACCCCAGGAGTGGAATGCTATAGGCTTTTACAGTATAATtgcttttttataataattttttcagCTGGAATCAGCCATAATAATATGAAGACAACaaaacatgaattaaaaatgcATGAAGACTAATATAATGTAacgctttaataataataaagcaccaCAAAAAATGTAACTTAAAGAGCTACATATCTGATAAAGCAATATgtctataataatattaaccGTCATCATCGTCTTCATCGCATTATCATATGTCTAaaactgtttattctttttttttcacaaattaCTGAACATAATATTCTAAATAATATTGAACCAATCACTCATTTCTGACACTCCTAAGTAGAGGGAAAATTACAGTGAGAGCAGGATACAGCAGTGAAATGTGACAGAGGAAGGGTGAGAGAAAAGTGAGCTTTTTGGCAGGATAATGAAGAgctagaaacaaaataaagaatgcacagagagagagagagagagagagagagagagagagagagagagagagagcattgttAATTAGCTGCTAATTGGTGCATGTACCTTGTGCAGGTCTGGCATGAGGTCCTGATACAGGGATCTAATCAGCATGTCAAGAGTCCGCTGACGTTTCTGAGCAAAAGTGGGTGTCTCAAGTGTGGCTTTCTCTCCATTTATTACTAGGGATGGAAGAACAAAGGGCCACAAATAATGAGAGACACATTAAAGGAAACCTTGATGTGCTTTAATGATTCTGGTGCTAAATCTTTATATAATAGAAGCTTTTTATATAAAGATCGGACTACATTACTAGCTACATTACAAACAAAGTCAGTATACATGttcaaaatgaagaagaagaaggaaaaaagaagagtaGACTAACATTTGACTAGTAAAAAGTCCCTGAACTCCTGGTGGTCTGTAAATACTGGCGGCGATGGAAGAGGAGGTCCGAACAACGGCACGCTCTCTTCCGAGAAAATCTTCAACCTGCAAACggtgaattattttattaaatagttCTGTGCAGATAATCTTTAGGCT includes the following:
- the garnl3 gene encoding GTPase-activating Rap/Ran-GAP domain-like protein 3 isoform X6, which codes for MNGADAAATKLLNFTQRSASEDLGCRRGEFSRKHYGSVELLISSDADGAIQRAGRFRVENGSLDENMDYTPGTWRRTDVHLENPEYHTRWFFKYFLGKVHQNYVGVDAEKNPFYLSVVLSDQNNQRVPQYRAILWRKSGTLKISLPYSPTKTLSVKSILSAMNMERFEKGPREILNPEIQKDLLVLEEQEGSVNFKFGVLYAKDGQLTDDEMFSNETGSENFDKFLNLLGDTICLQGWAGYRGGLDTKNDTTGIHSIYTVYQGHELMFHVSTMLPYSKENKQQVERKRHIGNDIVTIVFQEGDDASPSFKPSMIRSHFTHIFALVRYNSQNDSYRLKIFSEESVPLFGPPLPSPPVFTDHQEFRDFLLVKLINGEKATLETPTFAQKRQRTLDMLIRSLYQDLMPDLHKVPFSPQNMLNRRSFSDVLPESPKSARKKEEARQAEFVRIGQALKLKTIVRGDAPTSLVNTGLCRKEPWESQSFCSSFAHEIVCGDSWGQSLLVATDSAGVMLLEASDPLLSTADSPSLPPVQVIDKTLSVKQMHVLEPQDLLITRADKGKDARLYVYKLSALKRGIEERQLVRTKCDSRENKLEKTKGCHLYSINTHHGVELRIVAAIRNKLLLITRKHPRLDCLSCVSTSIGTSDSPIEEFQYIREICLCDSPVVMALIDGPTGENDHMICVAYKHQFDLINESTGDAYRLHHVESNRVNFVAAIDVYEDGEAGLLLCYNNLCAYKKVCPFNGATPMIQPNSSDFHFSWNQMPNGIVCAFPYILAFTTDSIEIRLVVNGNLVYTAVVPELHLIASRSDIYFISSAPVNSASNCSSRDTSSQSSPQTPTGYEMPIFPSPLGDDCIRIPYGTKLSLYMSKDSEGEAPSKHIYKIPLSNLVGRSIERPLKSPLVSKMLMGAAPGVIGPTTVISTTPSLSMSRMEIKEIASRTRKELLGLAEEPSTKSDSGSTKQRKTSRKTKEEEKRRPAGIASTEQVGLECVDGDIDIQRHCSSGSEAEPHEGSPPLTSTLTLSASFEEEILDLK
- the garnl3 gene encoding GTPase-activating Rap/Ran-GAP domain-like protein 3 isoform X7 produces the protein MDYTPGTWRRTDVHLENPEYHTRWFFKYFLGKVHQNYVGVDAEKNPFYLSVVLSDQNNQRVPQYRAILWRKSGTLKISLPYSPTKTLSVKSILSAMNMERFEKGPREILNPEIQKDLLVLEEQEGSVNFKFGVLYAKDGQLTDDEMFSNETGSENFDKFLNLLGDTICLQGWAGYRGGLDTKNDTTGIHSIYTVYQGHELMFHVSTMLPYSKENKQQVERKRHIGNDIVTIVFQEGDDASPSFKPSMIRSHFTHIFALVRYNSQNDSYRLKIFSEESVPLFGPPLPSPPVFTDHQEFRDFLLVKLINGEKATLETPTFAQKRQRTLDMLIRSLYQDLMPDLHKVPFSPQNMLNRRSFSDVLPESPKSARKKEEARQAEFVRIGQALKLKTIVRGDAPTSLVNTGLCRKEPWESQSFCSSFAHEIVCGDSWGQSLLVATDSAGVMLLEASDPLLSTADSPSLPPVQVIDKTLSVKQMHVLEPQDLLITRADKGKDARLYVYKLSALKRGIEERQLVRTKCDSRENKLEKTKGCHLYSINTHHGVELRIVAAIRNKLLLITRKHPRLDCLSCVSTSIGTSDSPIEEFQYIREICLCDSPVVMALIDGPTGENDHMICVAYKHQFDLINESTGDAYRLHHVESNRVNFVAAIDVYEDGEAGLLLCYNNLCAYKKVCPFNGATPMIQPNSSDFHFSWNQMPNGIVCAFPYILAFTTDSIEIRLVVNGNLVYTAVVPELHLIASRSDIYFISSAPVNSASNCSSRDTSSQSSPQTPTGYEMPIFPSPLGDDCIRIPYGTKLSLYMSKDSEGEAPSKHIYKIPLSNLVGRSIERPLKSPLVSKMLMGAAPGVIGPTTVISTTPSLSMSRMEIKEIASRTRKELLGLAEEPSTKSDSGSTKQRKTSRKTKEEEKRRPAGIASTEQVGLECVDGDIDIQRHCSSGSEAEPHEGSPPLTSTLTLSASFEEEILDLK
- the garnl3 gene encoding GTPase-activating Rap/Ran-GAP domain-like protein 3 isoform X5 — its product is MCFLACWDLFWVFTHMSDLSSASEDLGCRRGEFSRKHYGSVELLISSDADGAIQRAGRFRVENGSLDENMDYTPGTWRRTDVHLENPEYHTRWFFKYFLGKVHQNYVGVDAEKNPFYLSVVLSDQNNQRVPQYRAILWRKSGTLKISLPYSPTKTLSVKSILSAMNMERFEKGPREILNPEIQKDLLVLEEQEGSVNFKFGVLYAKDGQLTDDEMFSNETGSENFDKFLNLLGDTICLQGWAGYRGGLDTKNDTTGIHSIYTVYQGHELMFHVSTMLPYSKENKQQVERKRHIGNDIVTIVFQEGDDASPSFKPSMIRSHFTHIFALVRYNSQNDSYRLKIFSEESVPLFGPPLPSPPVFTDHQEFRDFLLVKLINGEKATLETPTFAQKRQRTLDMLIRSLYQDLMPDLHKVPFSPQNMLNRRSFSDVLPESPKSARKKEEARQAEFVRIGQALKLKTIVRGDAPTSLVNTGLCRKEPWESQSFCSSFAHEIVCGDSWGQSLLVATDSAGVMLLEASDPLLSTADSPSLPPVQVIDKTLSVKQMHVLEPQDLLITRADKGKDARLYVYKLSALKRGIEERQLVRTKCDSRENKLEKTKGCHLYSINTHHGVELRIVAAIRNKLLLITRKHPRLDCLSCVSTSIGTSDSPIEEFQYIREICLCDSPVVMALIDGPTGENDHMICVAYKHQFDLINESTGDAYRLHHVESNRVNFVAAIDVYEDGEAGLLLCYNNLCAYKKVCPFNGATPMIQPNSSDFHFSWNQMPNGIVCAFPYILAFTTDSIEIRLVVNGNLVYTAVVPELHLIASRSDIYFISSAPVNSASNCSSRDTSSQSSPQTPTGYEMPIFPSPLGDGEAPSKHIYKIPLSNLVGRSIERPLKSPLVSKMLMGAAPGVIGPTTVISTTPSLSMSRMEIKEIASRTRKELLGLAEEPSTKSDSGSTKQRKTSRKTKEEEKRRPAGIASTEQVGLECVDGDIDIQRHCSSGSEAEPHEGSPPLTSTLTLSASFEEEILDLK